Proteins found in one Mytilus edulis chromosome 2, xbMytEdul2.2, whole genome shotgun sequence genomic segment:
- the LOC139511941 gene encoding uncharacterized protein isoform X2 produces MDVKAAKLLESTSSVSHSSLSVVPNTSLCVSCSQVEPKKCTILSNSGFKGSAFEVCCQFYETDFYCKDNHGCYVCQHCKWSMERGLQLYAKADDLTKKIKSKSQQLQENVSTKRLCSLVQAPVKRHKSDMHHDYYNHTDDVASNCTPNMKVKIIQHENADRSIEQSSGQTGNQKVSNNYTVENVDIQSSENSIKFSFKVMPPFMPGAYQTNQKSNVACQTDSKAHITLSQGCQTNNRFIFKGCQTDNTINYMNDTQITNYFKTRNSRGQLIHYRSINIKKCHAPVVNILANGNAKKAVESLFHHEDQGVRYNVVQGLKQVVKIHCRNYCKKEETLLKMQPDSKSVLQKFDFEKLADELKKEVPVLWSVLKAASNRKEDNDKLNDVRMSMAVAIILHAKCQSINFLQQILGMYLYKKYNLKKRGFRILSHLGLTVSYSTLNKNRKRLSEDTLQEMVNISDKLLGEETKNEELQKEVDNNDLMEDEKYIERPKFREVVEEQPKFIFIDKQSLYTEEINPLKAIEKEALDINEETLYTQDHNMISTGANLTFDESFSHAATNHNWLLPEGGKGHYLEPNNDSREIKGTPEDMDSMFTEATKESKSESKDITIHKVYIACPVSQNELIDEELGDMITHDNIEFDEVDIDKTETIHQDKKINNWDHGYSSYC; encoded by the exons ATGGACGTGAAAGCAGCAAAGTTATTGGAGTCAACCTCAAGTGTTTCACACAGTTCTCTCTCAGTAGTACCAAACACTTCTTTATGTGTTTCTTGTTCCCAAGTTGAGCCAAAAAAGTGTACCATTTTATCAAACAGTGGGTTTAAAGGTTCTGCATTTGAAGTTTGTTGTCAATTTTATGAGACTGATTTCTACTGCAAAGATAACCATGGTTGTTACGTATGTCAACATTGTAAATG GTCAATGGAAAGAGGTCTTCAGCTGTATGCAAAAGCAGACGATTtgacaaaaaagataaaatccAAATCACAGCAGTTACAAGAAAATGTATCAACAAAGAGGTTATGTTCGTTAGTACAAGCACCGGTGAAAAGACACAAATCAGATATGCATCATGATTATTATAATCATACAG ATGATGTAGCATCCAATTGTACACCTAATATGAAAGTTAAGATCATTCAACATGAGAATGCAGATAGGAGTATTGAACAGAGTAGTGGTCAGACAGGGAACCAAAAAGTCAGCAATAATTACACAGTTGAAAATGTTGATATTCAGTCAAGTGAAAACAGTATAAAGTTCTCGTTCAAAGTAATGCCCCCTTTCATGCCTGGTGCATATCAGACAAATCAGAAGTCAAATGTGGCATGTCAGACAGACAGCAAGGCACATATTACACTGAGTCAAGGATGTCAAACAAAcaatagatttatttttaaaggaTGCCAAACAGACAATACAATAAACTATATGAATGATACTCAAATCACAAACTATTTTAAAACAAGGAATTCTAGGGGACAATTGATACATTATCGttcaattaacattaaaaaatgtcATGCTCCTGTTGTAAACATCCTTGCAAATGGAAATGCCAAAAAAGCTGTTGAATCATTATTCCACCACGAGGACCAGGGTGTGAGATACAATGTTGTACAAGGTTTAAAACAAGTTGTAAAAATACATTGTAGAAACTATTGTAAAAAAGAAGAAACCCTTTTGAAAATGCAACCGGACTCAAAATctgttttacaaaaatttgatTTTGAGAAGTTAGCGGATGAACTGAAAAAAGAAGTACCTGTTTTATGGTCTGTTTTAAAAGCAGCTTCAAACCGTAAAGAGGATAATGACAAATTGAATGATGTTAGAATGTCAATGGCTGTGGCTATAATTCTTCACGCAAAATGTCAATCAATTAATTTTCTTCAACAAATCCTAGGAATGTATCTTTACAAAAAGTATAACCTCAAGAAAAGAGGTTTTAGAATCCTTTCTCATTTAGGTTTGACTGTATCCTACAGTACTTTAAATAAAAACCGTAAAAGATTGAGTGAGGATACTTTACAAGAGATGGTCAACATTTCTGATAAGCTTCTTGGTGAGGAAACTAAAAATGAAGAACTTCAAAAAGAAGTAGATAATAATGATTTAATGGAAGATGAAAAGTATATAGAAAGACCTAAATTCAGAGAGGTTGTGGAAGAACAACCAAAATTCATCTTTATAGACAAACAAAGCCTTTATACTGAAGAAATAAATCCATTAAAGGCAATTGAAAAAGAGGCTTTGGACATTAACGAAGAAACTTTATATACTCAAGATCATAACATGATTTCTACAGGAGCCAACTTAACATTTGACGAAAGTTTCAGCCATGCAGCAACCAATCATAACTGGTTGTTGCCTGAAGGAGGAAAAGGTCATTATCTAGAACCTAACAATGATAGCAGAGAAATTAAGGGAACACCAGAAGATATGGACAGTATGTTTACAGAAGCTACAAAAGAATCTAAATCGGAAAGTAAAGATATTACCATCCATAAAGTTTACATTGCTTGCCCTGTGTCACAAAATGAACTTATTGATGAAGAACTTGGAGACATGATAACACATGATAACATAGAATTTGATGAAGTTGATATTGATAAGACTGAAACCATAcatcaagataaaaaaattaacaattggGATCATGGTTATAGTTCATATTGTTAA
- the LOC139511941 gene encoding uncharacterized protein isoform X1 codes for MDVKAAKLLESTSSVSHSSLSVVPNTSLCVSCSQVEPKKCTILSNSGFKGSAFEVCCQFYETDFYCKDNHGCYVCQHCKWSMERGLQLYAKADDLTKKIKSKSQQLQENVSTKRLCSLVQAPVKRHKSDMHHDYYNHTGTCTDDVASNCTPNMKVKIIQHENADRSIEQSSGQTGNQKVSNNYTVENVDIQSSENSIKFSFKVMPPFMPGAYQTNQKSNVACQTDSKAHITLSQGCQTNNRFIFKGCQTDNTINYMNDTQITNYFKTRNSRGQLIHYRSINIKKCHAPVVNILANGNAKKAVESLFHHEDQGVRYNVVQGLKQVVKIHCRNYCKKEETLLKMQPDSKSVLQKFDFEKLADELKKEVPVLWSVLKAASNRKEDNDKLNDVRMSMAVAIILHAKCQSINFLQQILGMYLYKKYNLKKRGFRILSHLGLTVSYSTLNKNRKRLSEDTLQEMVNISDKLLGEETKNEELQKEVDNNDLMEDEKYIERPKFREVVEEQPKFIFIDKQSLYTEEINPLKAIEKEALDINEETLYTQDHNMISTGANLTFDESFSHAATNHNWLLPEGGKGHYLEPNNDSREIKGTPEDMDSMFTEATKESKSESKDITIHKVYIACPVSQNELIDEELGDMITHDNIEFDEVDIDKTETIHQDKKINNWDHGYSSYC; via the exons ATGGACGTGAAAGCAGCAAAGTTATTGGAGTCAACCTCAAGTGTTTCACACAGTTCTCTCTCAGTAGTACCAAACACTTCTTTATGTGTTTCTTGTTCCCAAGTTGAGCCAAAAAAGTGTACCATTTTATCAAACAGTGGGTTTAAAGGTTCTGCATTTGAAGTTTGTTGTCAATTTTATGAGACTGATTTCTACTGCAAAGATAACCATGGTTGTTACGTATGTCAACATTGTAAATG GTCAATGGAAAGAGGTCTTCAGCTGTATGCAAAAGCAGACGATTtgacaaaaaagataaaatccAAATCACAGCAGTTACAAGAAAATGTATCAACAAAGAGGTTATGTTCGTTAGTACAAGCACCGGTGAAAAGACACAAATCAGATATGCATCATGATTATTATAATCATACAGGTACATGTACAG ATGATGTAGCATCCAATTGTACACCTAATATGAAAGTTAAGATCATTCAACATGAGAATGCAGATAGGAGTATTGAACAGAGTAGTGGTCAGACAGGGAACCAAAAAGTCAGCAATAATTACACAGTTGAAAATGTTGATATTCAGTCAAGTGAAAACAGTATAAAGTTCTCGTTCAAAGTAATGCCCCCTTTCATGCCTGGTGCATATCAGACAAATCAGAAGTCAAATGTGGCATGTCAGACAGACAGCAAGGCACATATTACACTGAGTCAAGGATGTCAAACAAAcaatagatttatttttaaaggaTGCCAAACAGACAATACAATAAACTATATGAATGATACTCAAATCACAAACTATTTTAAAACAAGGAATTCTAGGGGACAATTGATACATTATCGttcaattaacattaaaaaatgtcATGCTCCTGTTGTAAACATCCTTGCAAATGGAAATGCCAAAAAAGCTGTTGAATCATTATTCCACCACGAGGACCAGGGTGTGAGATACAATGTTGTACAAGGTTTAAAACAAGTTGTAAAAATACATTGTAGAAACTATTGTAAAAAAGAAGAAACCCTTTTGAAAATGCAACCGGACTCAAAATctgttttacaaaaatttgatTTTGAGAAGTTAGCGGATGAACTGAAAAAAGAAGTACCTGTTTTATGGTCTGTTTTAAAAGCAGCTTCAAACCGTAAAGAGGATAATGACAAATTGAATGATGTTAGAATGTCAATGGCTGTGGCTATAATTCTTCACGCAAAATGTCAATCAATTAATTTTCTTCAACAAATCCTAGGAATGTATCTTTACAAAAAGTATAACCTCAAGAAAAGAGGTTTTAGAATCCTTTCTCATTTAGGTTTGACTGTATCCTACAGTACTTTAAATAAAAACCGTAAAAGATTGAGTGAGGATACTTTACAAGAGATGGTCAACATTTCTGATAAGCTTCTTGGTGAGGAAACTAAAAATGAAGAACTTCAAAAAGAAGTAGATAATAATGATTTAATGGAAGATGAAAAGTATATAGAAAGACCTAAATTCAGAGAGGTTGTGGAAGAACAACCAAAATTCATCTTTATAGACAAACAAAGCCTTTATACTGAAGAAATAAATCCATTAAAGGCAATTGAAAAAGAGGCTTTGGACATTAACGAAGAAACTTTATATACTCAAGATCATAACATGATTTCTACAGGAGCCAACTTAACATTTGACGAAAGTTTCAGCCATGCAGCAACCAATCATAACTGGTTGTTGCCTGAAGGAGGAAAAGGTCATTATCTAGAACCTAACAATGATAGCAGAGAAATTAAGGGAACACCAGAAGATATGGACAGTATGTTTACAGAAGCTACAAAAGAATCTAAATCGGAAAGTAAAGATATTACCATCCATAAAGTTTACATTGCTTGCCCTGTGTCACAAAATGAACTTATTGATGAAGAACTTGGAGACATGATAACACATGATAACATAGAATTTGATGAAGTTGATATTGATAAGACTGAAACCATAcatcaagataaaaaaattaacaattggGATCATGGTTATAGTTCATATTGTTAA